One region of Mangifera indica cultivar Alphonso chromosome 3, CATAS_Mindica_2.1, whole genome shotgun sequence genomic DNA includes:
- the LOC123210205 gene encoding uncharacterized protein DDB_G0271670-like gives MDSEGGQNLLQSSCFMGLHDNNNNNSKSAKHEGRWMIMSKDVEVDHEDDYTNISLSSSSSSSSLGDSNGSTSSSSELVDDASSSTSLFEFSDLMAQLPIKRGLSNFFRGKSQSFTSLSRLKSIEDLAKKESPYRKKMKACKSYGGGLDGYKSYTLEPKATISKKSSRSSFSSSFPGKRSTFLASGRPPPAPVQKNFRLF, from the exons ATGGATTCCGAAGGTGGGCAAAATTTGCTGCAAAGTTCCTGCTTCATGGGGCtgcatgataataataataacaacagcAAAAGTGCAAAACATGAAGGTCGTTGGATGATTATGAGTAAAGATGTTGAAGTTGATCATGAAGATGACTATACTAACATCtcattatcttcttcttcttcgtcttcatcaCTTGGAGATTCCAATGGAtcaacatcttcttcttcaGAGTTGGTTGATGAtgcttcttcttcaacatcTTTGTTTGAATTCTCAGACCTCATGGCTCAACTCCCCATCAA GAGAGGGCTTTCTAATTTTTTCCGAGGGAAGTCTCAGTCTTTCACATCTCTGTCAAGATTGAAGAGCATAGAAGACTTGGCAAAGAAAGAAAGTCCAtacagaaagaaaatgaaggcaTGTAAAAGTTATGGGGGTGGATTGGATGGTTACAAATCATATACTCTTGAACCAAAGGCCACCATATCAAAGAAGTCTTCAAGaagttctttttcttcatcttttcctGGTAAACGAAGCACTTTTCTAGCTAGCGGTAGGCCTCCTCCAGCTCCTGTACAGAAGAACTTCAGGTTGTTTTGA
- the LOC123210601 gene encoding protein IQ-domain 26-like, giving the protein MGKATRWLKGLLGMKKKKEKDHLENSFSDSNSSFSDNKKEKKRFSFGKSLKDTSVNSQIPLNIAANIPARDMEWLRSYITDSESEQNKHAIAVAAATAAAADAAVAAAQAAVAVVRLTSNGNRSLLSIGKETWAAVKIQTVFRGYLARKALRALKGLVKIQALVRGYLVRKRATATLHSMQALIRAQTAVRSQRARRSFNKENKFQPEFRPRKSIERFDETRSEMHSKRMPVCLESPLNGFDESPKIVEIDTFKPRTRSRRYNAVLSEFGDELYYQAMSSPLPCPVPARISIPNHPKHPDFEWCFTGDECRFSTTAHNTPRFVNSVRSSVPLTPSRSMCGDMYTRAYSNFPNYMANTQSFNAKLRSYSAPKQRPEPGAKKRLSLNEVMAARNSISSVKMERSSCIQVQEGLNKEA; this is encoded by the exons ATGGGCAAAGCTACAAGGTGGCTAAAGGGCTTGCTGgggatgaaaaagaagaaagaaaaagaccaTTTAGAGAACTCATTTTCagattcaaattcaagtttcaGTGACAacaagaaggagaagaaaaggtTCAGTTTTGGCAAGTCATTGAAAGACACAAGTGTGAATTCTCAGATTCCTCTCAACATTGCAGCTAATATTCCAGCCAGAGACATGGAATGGCTCAGGTCGTACATTACCGATTCAGAAAGTGAGCAGAACAAGCATGCAATTGCTGTCGCAGCAGCCACTGCAGCTGCCGCCGACGCAGCAGTGGCTGCGGCACAGGCAGCCGTGGCGGTTGTGAGGCTGACTAGTAATGGTAACAGGTCTCTTTTGAGTATAGGGAAAGAGACGTGGGCTGCTGTGAAAATTCAGACTGTGTTTAGGGGCTATTTG GCCCGGAAAGCCCTTAGAGCTTTGAAGGGATTGGTGAAGATTCAGGCTCTTGTTCGAGGGTATCTTGTCCGGAAACGGGCAACTGCAACTCTTCACAGTATGCAAGCTTTAATCAGAGCTCAAACTGCAGTCAGATCTCAGCGTGCTCGCCGCTCTTTCAATAAAGAGAACAAGTTTCAACCAGAGTTTCGACCACGAAAATCCATA GaaaggtttgatgaaacaaGAAGTGAAATGCATAGTAAAAGAATGCCTGTATGTCTTGAGAGTCCACTTAATGGATTTGATGAAAGTCCTAAAATAGTTGAAATCGACACATTCAAGCCAAGAACAAGGTCTCGTCGCTACAACGCTGTGTTATCTGAGTTTGGTGATGAGCTATACTACCAAGCAATGTCATCGCCTCTTCCATGTCCAGTTCCAGCTCGAATCTCCATCCCCAATCACCCAAAACATCCAGATTTCGAGTGGTGCTTTACTGGCGACGAATGCAGGTTCTCCACGACCGCACATAACACCCCTCGTTTTGTGAATTCCGTTCGATCAAGTGTTCCTCTAACTCCATCAAGAAGTATGTGTGGCGACATGTACACCAGGGCCTATTCCAACTTCCCTAATTATATGGCAAACACACAATCGTTCAACGCGAAATTGAGGTCCTACAGTGCGCCAAAGCAACGACCGGAACCAGGGGCAAAGAAGAGGCTTTCTCTGAACGAAGTTATGGCTGCAAGAAACAGCATAAGCAGTGTTAAAATGGAAAGGTCGTCCTGTATTCAGGTTCAAGAAGGATTGAACAAGGAAGCTTAA
- the LOC123210204 gene encoding uncharacterized protein LOC123210204, with product MEGSDGKSVSSKVFVNIDCSTTSADENDESMSLPNSKKPITGNQSKSPTISTASKTIAPIQNILAEKNEICETHIPKPSSFTFSDNSLSFSDDSSLKSYDPLANCTSPPRPKFLRYKPNRRREIILRHENKVKKMEEEANIVSASQEGSMKEEVEFEGGEEEEEEEEEEGEESEGFLRRFLKFVLVVLVLVFSILCVSSMNSPTCSHAFQAIEVLKDKWYPKIHDGVYDAIRSLRGADNFLRTMKFKGFVKIFMVGSEYAGEYMGFIKLNQTFFIEGYEEVMVDDVNLKKVEEVTDNLGELVEMQGGETKDLDEMVELQAGESENSEGFDQMIEGVNLVKVEEVSDKHGELEELQVGGSKDFGEIVELQAGESENVEGFHQILETEGNVAKIESFGDNQGSDVALEQLQEGVDSEHVTDVETLNSEAESSFKEGLLEQIETDNTFMAVVGVALHLGVIVSLLMVFNLKKKRNTIEKSPLIITPCHNESGVIQKCISETPKEKEEFPHVKFVDSFSSSLNLVNTIVKDSKDIYQNRGPSIELLPEFEVGEVSSSLRKRGMKKSTIEESAVSRHSIPSVSSRAQSDFSEFSNTNFFSCGDFTPGKKILKEDGRDGEAKEVISSVRRSSRLRNRAITSP from the exons ATGGAGGGTTCCGATGGCAAGAGTGTCTCATCAAAAGTCTTCGTCAATATCGATTGCTCTACAACAA GTGCAGATGAGAATGATGAAAGTATGAGTTTGCCAAACTCAAAGAAACCAATAACAGGAAACCAGTCTAAGTCACCAACTATATCAACAGCTTCAAAAACCATTGCTCCAATACAGAACATTTTGGCtgaaaagaatgaaatttgTGAAACACATATCCCAAAACCTTCAAGTTTCACCTTTTCTGACAATTCTTTATCGTTTAGTGATGATTCATCCTTGAAATCGTATGACCCTTTAGCAAACTGTACCTCACCACCAAGGCCTAAGTTTCTTAGGTATAAACCTAATAGAAGAAGAGAGATAATCTTAAGGCAtgaaaataaggtaaaaaaaatgGAGGAGGAGGCTAATATAGTTAGTGCTTCTCAAGAAGGTTCTATGAAGGAGGAAGTTGAATTTGAAGGAggggaagaggaagaggaggaggaggaggaggagggggaGGAGAGTGAGGGATTTTTGAGAAGATTTTTGAAGTTTGTTCTTGTAGTGTTGGTTTTGGTGTTCTCTATTTTGTGTGTTTCTTCAATGAACTCTCCAACATGTTCTCATGCTTTTCAAGCTATTGAGGTTCTTAAGGATAAGTGGTATCCTAAGATTCATGACGGTGTATATGACGCTATAAGGAGTCTCAGGGGTGCAGATAATTTCTTGAGAACAATGAAGTTTAAAGGCTTTGTAAAGATATTTATGGTTGGTAGTGAGTATGCGGGAGAATATATGGGTTTCATTAAGTTAAACCAGACATTTTTCATTGAGGGATATGAAGAAGTGATGGTTGATGATGTTAACTTGAAGAAAGTTGAAGAAGTGACTGATAATTTGGGTGAACTGGTGGAAATGCAGGGTGGAGAGACTAAAGATCTTGATGAAATGGTAGAGCTCCAAGCTGGAGAAAGTGAAAACTCGGAGGGTTTTGATCAGATGATTGAAGGTGTTAACTTGGTCAAAGTTGAAGAAGTAAGCGATAAACATGGTGAACTGGAGGAGCTACAGGTTGGAGGGAGTAAAGATTTTGGAGAAATTGTAGAGCTACAAGCTGGAGAAAGTGAAAACGTTGAGGGTTTTCATCAGATTCTTGAGACAGAAGGAAATGTGGCGAAGATTGAATCTTTTGGAGATAATCAAGGAAGTGACGTTGCATTGGAACAACTTCAAGAAGGTGTTGACAGTGAACATGTGACTGACGTTGAAACTCTCAATTCTGAGGCAGAGAGTAGTTTTAAGGAGGGGCTTTTGGAGCAAATTGAAACTGATAATACTTTTATGGCAGTGGTAGGTGTTGCTTTACATTTAGGGGTTATAGTATCTTTGTTAATGGTTTTTAACCttaagaagaagagaaataCCATTGAAAAATCTCCTCTGATCATAACGCCTTGCCATAATGAATCTGGGGTAATACAGAAATGTATCTCAGAAACTCCTAAAGAGAAAGAGGAATTTCCTCATGTCAAATTTGTTGACTCGTTTTCGAGTTCTTTGAACTTGGTCAATACCATAGTGAAGGATTCTAAAGATATTTACCAGAACCGAGGGCCATCAATTGAGTTGCTACCTGAATTTGAGGTGGGGGAGGTTAGTTCCTCCCTTAGAAAGCGTGGCATGAAAAAAAGTACAATTGAAGAAAGTGCAGTGAGCAGGCATTCTATTCCCTCAGTTTCTAGTCGGGCTCAGTCAGATTTCTCAGAGTTCTCTAACACGAATTTCTTCTCCTGTGGAGACTTTACACCtgggaagaaaattttaaaggag GATGGTCGAGATGGAGAGGCAAAGGAGGTTATAAGTTCAGTGAGGAGATCAAGCAGACTCCGAAACCGTGCAATCACATCTCCATGA
- the LOC123209963 gene encoding acid phosphatase 1-like has translation MKVFSVLIFFLLATTSHGSQVFSDGSCLSWRFAVETNNIKGWQTVPNECGEYMGNYMLGHQYRKDSKAVTDEAWRYVKSLKLPSDGRNIWVFDIDETSLSNLPFFAQHGFGTKPINITTAYEWVNKAKAPALPESLELYRKLLSLGIKVVFLTGRDEEFRNVTATNLKNVGYHTWEQLILRASSYPANATVQLYKPNERRKLEEINRYRIIGNIGDQWADILGIHPGNRTFKLPNPMYYAL, from the exons ATGAAAGTATTTTCAGTATTAATCTTCTTCCTTCTAGCTACAACGTCCCATGGTAGCCAGGTTTTTTCAGATGGGTCATGCCTGAGTTGGCGATTTGCTGTggaaactaataatattaaaggaTGGCAAACAGTTCCTAATGAATGTGGAGAGTACATGGGGAATTACATGTTAGGCCATCAGTACAGGAAAGACTCCAAAGCCGTCACTGATGAAGCTTGGCGCTATGTTAAGAGCCTGAAACTACCCAGCGACGGCCGAAACATATGGGTTTTTGACATAGATGAGACCTCGCTCTCTAATTTGCCTTTTTTTGCCCAGCATGGATTCGG GACAAAGCCGATTAACATCACGACGGCATACGAATGGGTCAACAAAGCCAAAGCACCAGCGTTGCCGGAGAGTCTTGAGCTATACAGAAAGTTATTGTCTCTTGGGATTAAAGTTGTGTTTCTGACAGGAAGAGATGAAGAGTTCAGGAATGTCACTGCAACCAACCTAAAGAATGTTGGATACCACACTTGGGAGCAACTTATCCTCAG GGCATCATCTTATCCGGCAAATGCAACAGTTCAATTATACAAAccaaatgaaagaagaaagctTGAGGAGATTAACAGGTACAGAATTATCGGAAACATAGGCGATCAATGGGCTGATATTCTGGGGATTCATCCTGGCAATCGGACGTTTAAGCTGCCTAATCCAATGTATTACGCACTATAG
- the LOC123209964 gene encoding profilin-3: protein MSWQTYVDEHLMCDIEGHHLTAAAIVGLDGSVWAQSANFPKLNPEEITAINKDFDEPGSLAPTGLHLGGTKYMVIQGEPGAVIRGKKGPGGVTVKKTGQALIFGIYDEPMTPGQCNMVVERLGDYLVDQGL from the exons ATGTCGTGGCAAACGTACGTTGATGAGCATCTGATGTGCGATATCGAAGGTCATCATCTCACCGCCGCGGCGATCGTCGGCCTGGATGGCAGCGTTTGGGCGCAGAGCGCCAACTTCCCTAAG CTCAACCCTGAAGAGATTACCGCTATCAATAAAGATTTTGATGAACCAGGTTCTCTTGCCCCAACTGGGTTGCACCTCGGTGGCACTAAGTACATGGTAATCCAGGGTGAGCCTGGAGCTGTGATTCGTGGAAAGAAG GGACCTGGCGGTGTCACTGTGAAGAAAACCGGTCAAGCTCTGATCTTTGGGATCTATGACGAACCAATGACTCCGGGACAGTGTAACATGGTTGTTGAGAGGTTGGGAGATTATCTCGTTGATCAGGGCCTGTAG